The Chelatococcus sp. HY11 nucleotide sequence GGGCCGGGATACGATACCCATACCTTGCCGCTCTATGCCTTCATCAGGGCCTACACGGGCATGGAATTCGGCTACGGCGCGGCGCTTGCCCTGATTCTGACGTTCCTGCTCATGGCCGTCGTCTGGGCCTACGTCCGGCGCGCGTCACGGGACCTTTCGCGATGATTGAACGCCGCTCCTACAAACGCCGACTGATCGAAGTCGAAATCCCGATCCTGCTGATCGTCTTGTTCGCGATCGCTCCTTATGTCTGGATGATCCTCACCTCGATCAAGCCGCAGGCAGAGCTCGCGGTCTTCCCCGTCCAGTATTTGCCGAAAAGCGCGACGCTGGACCACTATCGGGATCTGATCGCCAGGACGTCCTTCGCCGGAAGCCTCGTGAACAGCCTGATCATCGCCAGCGGGGCCGTCGTGCTCGGGCTCGGTGTTGCCGTTCCAGCGGCTTACGCCTTCTCGCGTTTTCGCTTCCGCGCGCGAACCGGATTGATGACGGGTTTCCTGGTCATCAACATGTTTCCGATCGTGCTGCTCATCATTCCGCTTTTTCTGATGATGCGGAACTTGGGCCTTATCGACACCTATCTCGGCGTCGTCGTCGGACATTCCACCTTCGCCATCCCTTTCGCGATCTGGATGCTGACGAGCTATTTCAACGCCATACCGAAGGACCTTGATGAGGCTGCCATGATTGACGGCGCGAGCCGCATGGAGACGATCCGTCTGGTGGTCCTCCCGCTTATCCTGCCCGGGCTGATAACAGCGGGCATCTATATCTTCATCACGTCCTGGAACGAATATCTTTTCGCGATGATGCTTTCCGGGCAGGCGGTGCGGACGGTGACTGTCGCGCTGCAGCTCTTCATCGGCGAGTTCACGGTTCAGTGGGGGCTTCTGACCGCGGGCGGCACATTGATTGCCTTGCCCGTTACGCTTCTCTTCCTTGTGGTGCAAAAGCGGCTCGTGGGCGGGCTCACGGCTGGTGCGGTGAAATCATGATTGAGACCAAGAACGCCATCGGTGTTATTTCGATGTTCTATGCGCGCCCTTTCACGCGCGATCATTTCGATTGCTTCCACCGCATGAAGAAGGCGGGGGCGGATGTGGTGGAACTGCTCGTGCCGGAGCCGGGCGAGCTCGATCTCGGCGAGACACGGGCTGCCATCGCCGACGCCGGCCTCTCCTGCGTGCTCGCCGCGCGCGTTAATCTGACGCGTGATCTCTCCAGCGCGGATGAGGCGGCTTACAAGGGCGGCGTCGCTT carries:
- a CDS encoding carbohydrate ABC transporter permease; translation: MIERRSYKRRLIEVEIPILLIVLFAIAPYVWMILTSIKPQAELAVFPVQYLPKSATLDHYRDLIARTSFAGSLVNSLIIASGAVVLGLGVAVPAAYAFSRFRFRARTGLMTGFLVINMFPIVLLIIPLFLMMRNLGLIDTYLGVVVGHSTFAIPFAIWMLTSYFNAIPKDLDEAAMIDGASRMETIRLVVLPLILPGLITAGIYIFITSWNEYLFAMMLSGQAVRTVTVALQLFIGEFTVQWGLLTAGGTLIALPVTLLFLVVQKRLVGGLTAGAVKS